A DNA window from Arachis hypogaea cultivar Tifrunner chromosome 18, arahy.Tifrunner.gnm2.J5K5, whole genome shotgun sequence contains the following coding sequences:
- the LOC112773071 gene encoding NADH dehydrogenase [ubiquinone] 1 alpha subcomplex subunit 2-like codes for MAWRGHLSKNIRELRFLMCQSSPASSPARTFVEKNYKELKTLNPKLPILIRECSGAEPQLWARYDFGVEKGIKLEGLSEAQISKALEDLVKAGESLKA; via the exons ATGGCATGGAGAGGACATCTTTCAAAGAACATAAGGGAGCTTAGGTTTTTGATGTGCCAGTCGTCGCCTGCAAGCTCACCTGCAAG GACATTTGTGGAAAAGAACTATAAGGAACTCAAGACTTTGAACCCGAAATTGCCAATACTGATCCGTGAATGCAGTGGAGCGGAACCCCAACTATGGGCAAGATATG ATTTTGGTGTTGAGAAAGGAATCAAACTGGAAGGCTTGTCGGAGGCACAGATCTCCAAGGCACTTGAAGATTTGGTGAAAGCTGGAGAATCCTTGAAAGCCTGA